A region of the Desulfomonile tiedjei genome:
GGAATTTTGAGCGTTTACGTCGGCGTTTCTCTCCAGGAGCAACCTGGCCACATCTACGTGCCCCTTGAATGCAGCTCTTATCAGAGCGGTGTTGCCGTACTTGCTGCGCGAATTGACATCCAGGCCGCGATTCAGCAGCCCCTCCACCGACTCCACCAGCCCCCTGCTGGCAGCTTTTAGTAAAGCCTTCCGGTTGGAATCCTCCCCATTCTGGATCTCATCCGCAATATCAGTCAAAACCTCCACGGGACCTGAAGTTTCCGGAGGAACCATGAGAGGATCAGCAGGAACATATTGACTCTCCGCCTTGGGACTTTCCCCATTGGACGGTGGGTCGTCGAGATGGTTTCCTCTGTCCGCCGCGGTTTCAGCCGCGATGCTCGCACCGAGAGGCATGACAACCGTTGGGAGATGAGCCCCTTTTTCCAACAGAATCCTCATTAATTGGATGTGCCCTTTGGCTGCCGCGTGACCCAGGGCAGTTTGGCCGGATTTGTCTTTGACGTTTACGTCTGCCTGCCTCCTGAGTAAAAGCTCCGCCACCTCCGTTCGGCCCTCGAAAGCGGCCCCCATCAAGGGTGTCACCCCGGAATCATCCGAACAATTGACGTCTACGTCACGGGACAAGAGCTGTCGCACCAACTCAGTTCGGCCTTCTCGGCAAGCATCGATAAGGTCCTCTTCGGTTTGCTCAACCTGGCGGCCCACTGTGGAGTCGGGCCGCGCCATTGTGGGCTCTGTCGATTCAATGACCGGTTCGATTACCAGGGTGTCCTCGAACTCTGTGGCCAGGCTTTGACATGTGGTACACCCGACGGTTTCTTCCGGGATAACGTTACCGCAAAACGGGCATTTTAGGATGGCCTGGTCAGAAGGCGAGAAAGCCCTCATGAGGTCGCTCTCGGAGAGGCTCTTTCTACCGAACAGCTCAAAATCGGTTATCACTCCCGCGTCAACCAGCCGATTCATCAAATAGTGAAGGGCATCGTGTCGTACACGGTATTTCTCCTGGAGTTCCGCATCAGTTAATCCGGCGCGGATGTCCTGGGCGATACTCTGCGCGCTTATTCTACGCTTGTTCATAGAATCCTTGCCCAATGCTTGAAGCCGCGACTGCTCCATGTGCGTCCATGGCCTTTCTCAGAATGTCTGTCCGAATGAAAAACCACTGGAGAGGCGAAAGTGGCGCCCACCGGCCACCCGGACATTACTTTCGAGAATCGCTGTTACACTGCCCACTGATGGACTCCCTAGCCAAGCCCGGCGGGTAATTCGGCCGGTTCAAGCGGCTGCCAACGGCCCGCAGTTTCCCAACGGGGCACAAAGGCCCCGCGACGCGACACGGTCATGTCAAAACCACGGTGCTTGTCTGGTGTTCAAAAACTGCTTTCAGTTGATTGCGCAAATCGTCCAAGGTGTAGGGTTTGGCAAGGACTCCAACGAACCCGTGTTTCTTGAAGTCCGCCATGATAGGGTCGTGAGAATAACCGCTCGACACAATCGCGCGGGCTTCCGGGTCTATTTCGCGGATCCGTTCGAAGGCCTCTTTGCCACCCATTCCACCAGGTATCGTCAAGTCCATTATGACGGCGTCAAACGGCCGCCCCGAACGCATGGCCTTATGATAAGCAGCTATGGCTTCGGGTCCGTCTTTCACCACGCTAGCCTCGTACCCCAGATCGGAGAGTATCTCACCGGCCAAGTCTCTTATCAGTTGCTCGTCATCCATGACAAGGATTTTTCCCATGTAACCTGCCTTCGCCTCTGTTCCGTGCGCCGGATCCACGGCCGTGAGGGAGTCGGGCTTAGCCGGAAGATAGATGTAAAAGACCGTTCCGACACCCACTTCAGAACTCACCGTAATCAGTCCGTCATGCTTCTTAATAATGGAATAAGCTGTTGCAAGGCCGAGACCGCTTCCAGTCTCCTTAGTTGTGAAATATGGGTCGAATATCTTTTGGATGTTCTCCGGTGCTATTCCTACACCCTGGTCCTTAATACGTATTCTAACGTATTTTCCGGGCCTTATATGAGTCACTGATTCTGCGTCAACAAGACAATTTTCAGCTTGTACGGTAATCGTGCCTCCTCTCGGCATGGCTTGAAGAGCATTGATAAACAAGTTGTTGAGTACCTGACTGACCTGTCCCGGATCAATGTGGACACTCCACAAGTCCTGGGGGATAGAGATTGCTGAGCGGACGTTGGATCCTCGCAACACGAAACCAACCGAGTCTCTTACCAGTTCAGTAATTGAGGCGGTCTTCCTTATTGGCAGCCCTCCCTTGGAAAATGTTAACAACTGCTGAGTCAACTCCTGCGATTGTTTGGAGGCCCTGACCGCTGCTTCCAGTCGGTCGAAGGCTTTGTTATCAGGGGGCAAATACGTTTGTGCGAGAGAAATGTTGCCCAGAATTCCGGTTAGAAGGTTGTTGAAATCATGAGCAATTCCGCCCGCGAGGATGCCCAGCGATTCAATTTTTTGGGATTTTACGATCTCTTCTTGTGTTTTTTTCTTTTCGGACACGTCCAACTTGACCCACCAGAGCCCCGATAGACGCTGACTGTTGACATTGCCTATGAGTGTGTTTTCAAAAAAGCGGACACCTCCAGAGAGGTCGGTTTCCCTGCTCTCAAATGAACGAATAGGAAAGCGGGCGTGAATCCACTGCTTATACAGCAATTCAATTTTGTTCGTGCAGGGTAACAACGCGCCCAGCCTTGTACCCATGAGTTCCGAAATGCTTCGCCGGCTATAGATCCCAGCGAACTTGTCGTTTCCATCCACTACTCTGGCATCCAATACGGAAGAAAGCAGCCGCTCGAAGGGTTGCGAACACTCGAGCTGCCTTGGCAACGCGAATTCGGCAATCCCGATAGGAAAAATACTTACCAGCTTTTTGTATTTCTGAATGCTGAGCAGCCTCTTTTGAGCAGTCAGGTTCTCGATCTGAACCAGCACCATCCTTTCTGCACCCAGTCGAATCGTGCGCAAATGCATTCTGGCCCATAACCGCATTCTCCTGATCTGCAACACCTTCTCCCTGACCTCGGGCTTTCGTTCCTCAAAGACTTTTTCCAGCAACAATTGAGCCTGTCGAGCCTCTCTAGGGTTGGGGAAGAGGGATGAGAAAGTCGCGCCCTGCAAATCCAAGCTGTCGCGAATAGTTTTCCTGAAGGCCGAGTTTGCAAATTTGATGGTGTGGGATCTGGCAACCAGTAATGTCGGAACAGACAACGCCTGCAGCAATTTCGCAAACGTGGAATGGCTTACGTCCGACACATCGAAAACACCCGATTCGGTCGGGTCAGGGCCAAACAACGCGTTCAAGTCGATGGTTTCTGTAGTTTCGCCATCCTGGAACAGGAAAGGTCCTGTTGAATCGCTGTCACCGGCTAGAATCAAGGTAGGCAGATTATTTTGTTCCATCCTTGTTTACCCGAAAGCGCTCGAGGGAACGCTGGCCAAAGGTCTGTTGCACGAACAAAGCCATGGCGTGAGGCACACTCATGCTCACAAACCGACGAACATGCCCGGTGAATTACGTAAGGCCCACTCAGGGGTTGAGCGTTGTGGAGCCGGCTGCCTCCTGTCCTAAAGAGTTAGATCGGTCCCGATCCTTCAACAGCGCTATCAGCTCGTGATGGCCCTTACTTACCGCTAATAAGGGGGCCGAGTAACCGTACGCATTCGTTACGGAGACGTCCGCCCCTGCATTCAGCAGAAGCTTGGCCACATCAAGCCGGTCATTGTAAATGGCACGCATTATCGCTGTGTTCTTGCGCAGCGTGGTGTGGTTCAGGTCAGCCCCTGCAGCGAGGAGAAGCCCAACGATCTTGCTGTGACCTGAACCGGCAGCCCTTATCAGTGCGGTCTTCCCGCGTCGGTCCTCCGCGTTTACCTTTGCCCCCCGATTCAACAACAACTTGACCACATCCTGGTGGCCATATTTCGCAGCCGTAATCAAAGCAGAATTCCCTGCCCGGTCAGTGGCGTCAACGTCAGCTCCCTTGTCCAGTAGGAGTTCGATCAGACGCGTCTGCCCAGCTTGCGCGGCTCGGAGTAGCGTCGCGACCTGTAGGCCTGCCGGCACTGAAAAGTCCTCTCCGGCGGCAAGAAGCGCTTCGAGATTTTGCAACTGCCTTTTTGTTGCAGCGAGCAATACGCCATTCCGGGTCACATCAGGGTCGAGTCCCTCTTCCGAAGCGTTCACGGAATCAGCATTGGTTTGTGGAGAACCGCCGTTCGCGCGGTCTGTGACTATTGCCGTGGTTTCCTCATCGCCATGCGCAAGGCCTTGCGGGTTCATTAGAAGTGCCACTATCTGAGCGTGTCCCTTGGAAGCGGCTTTCGCGAGAACACGGCCATTGGATGAAAACACGGCACCCTTCTGCAGAAGCAGCTTGACGATCGTTGCGTGCCCAGCAAAAGCTGCTTTGGCCAAGCATGAGGTTCCGCGGTCGTTGGTAGCATTGATTTGGGCGCCCCGATTCAACAGAAGTCTGACCACCTTCTCGAATCCGTTACCGCAAGCCTTCGCTAAGGCTGTTTCACCGGATTTGTCCGGACGGTCGACTTCCGCACCCTTGTCTAGAAGCAGTCTTGCCATTGAAGCATGGCCCTTGAAGCAAGCGAAGATCAATGGTGAATTCCCGTGAGAATTCCGCGCGTTAGGGTCCGCACCATGCTCGATCAACACTTCAGCGACCCTCAAATGCCCTTTGAACGCCGCCCTCATGAGAGCCGTGTTGCCGTAAGTATTGCGTGCATCAACTGCCGCTCCCGCGCCCAGCACCAGTCTTGCCACACTCAAGTGCCCCTTTGAACATGCCTTCATCAAAGGAGTATCCCCGGTCCTGTCGCAGTGGTCAGGGGCAGCCCCGGCTGCCAACAGACTCTCGACCACTTCAGGATGCCCTTTTTCCGCAGCCAGCAAAAGGGCGGTCCGGCCGCTGGAGCCGGAGTGGTTCACGTCCACTCCTTTGTCCAGCAGGAAATTGACAACCTCCAGCAATCCTCTGGAGCTTGCTCGAAGCAACGTAGCGTCTTTTGATCTGATCTCCGGATGATCTCTTTCCTCGACCTGAAGCAACAGGCCCGCGGCCGTAATTTGCCCCTGCAATGCAGCCTCAACGAACGCGGTTCTGCCCTTCCTGTTGCGTGAATGAATCTCGGCGCCGTTTTCGAGCAGTAACAAGGCCATCTCATCGGCGCCCTCGCCCGCAGCCCGTGTGAGCGCAGAATTTCCTTCAGTATCTCGCTTGTTAACATCAGCTCCGTGCGCTATCAGGAGCTTTACCACGTCGAAATGGCCCCCGGTGCAGGCCCTCATCAAAGGCGTTTCGCCACGCGCATCTCTGACGTCCACGCTCGCGCCCGCATCCAAAAGGAGCGTGGCGATTTCCGTGCTTCCATTACCGCAGGCGTGGTGCAGGGCTGTATGGCCGGATTGGTCCTTTGCATCCGTAAAGACCCCCCGCCCCAGGATAAGGTTCGCCACTTCGGCATGGCCCCAGCATGCGGCTTCCATCAAAGCTGTCCGACCTGTAATGTCCTGATGATCCGGATCGGCCCCTCGATTCAAAAGTTCTCTAATAACTTCGGGGTGACCCCAAAGAGAGGCTTCAAACAGAGGAGTCCTGCCTTCTTCGTCTCTGGCATGGACTTGAGCACCGTGCTCGAGTAGGAGGTTCAGAGCTTCAACGCGCCCTGCCGCCGCTGCGGAGGAAAGTGCCGAACGGCCCCCCGCTCCTGGTAAATTGACATCTGCACCTTTTGCAACCAGAAGTTCGATTAATTCCGAATTCCCTGCCAGCGAGGCCAGCATCAACGCGCTGTTGCCGGACGCATTTCGCAAGTTGGGGTTGACGCCCATGGCCAGGGCCACCCCGGCCGTCACGCAATCGCCAGCGGAAGATGCCTCAAGCAAGGCTGTGTCGACATCGGGATCGTCTGTATCAAGCGTCAAATCGGCAGGAGAAACTTGCAGGCCCCTCTCATCCAATCCCCGCCGCGCGCTCGTTGGTTCGCCGTTTGATGACAAATTTATCACTTTCCCGGTCCCCCCCGTTCTCAATTGATTTTGCCAACGGCGTTTGTACCAAATTCAGCGGCTCAGAACGCCATTTTGGACATTTGTTGAGATAAGCCGTGTGAAATTGTTGCATCTCCTCGGCATGGCAGTCAATATGAGGAAATTGATACAAAATTGGGTAGCAAAAATACCCATTGTGTTTATGCTTCCCGCGGGATGGCTCAAATGGCCTTTGAGGCCGCCGCTCACTTTTATCGGTTTGAGCCAAAATGCCTCCCCCTTGCTATGCGACCGTGGGGTCAGTCTCCCCGCCCAGGACTCGTCACAAACCGTACTGAAACTTGAGCCATGTGGCGAGACTTTCGCGTGACAGATCCAGACCGAGTTTCTTCCTGATGCGAAGCCTGTAGGAGTTCACCGCATCCACCGTTACCCCTGTGGCTTCCGCTATCTGTTTGGAAGTCAGGCCGGAAACGATCAAGTTGCATGTCTGAACTTCTTTGGGTGTCAAAAGGGTAAGTTTTTGCGACGGCTTCGTCCCAAAGGACGAGAGAGCATGAGCCAGGTGGTAGTCCAGAGCGCGAAGAAGGTGCCGACCGGACGTGGAGGTGGTCTCAGCCTTGAGTTGATCGATGAGCGGTTGCAAGCTTACTCTCAGCCTGAGGATGACCTCTTCTTTCAAGTCCTTCAACTGGCCTTCGATCATGGTCACGATCTCTTTCAAGGCCAGTTCCGCTTTTTGTCTCTCGGCGATTTCCCTGCGCAGGTCCGCATTGGCCGCAGTCAATTGAGCGGTCCGCTCATTCACGCGCTTTTCCAGCTCTTGATGTCCTCTTCGAAGCTCTTCCTCCTTGCTTTTGCTCCGAGCAAGTTCCTCCTTTTCAGAGCTGAAATCCTCGATCAAGACGAGCAAGTACCTCCGATCGAATATTCTCACGGATCGAAACGTCATCCGGCACCACAAACCCCTGGCGCTTCCAATCCGTAAGGGAGCTTCAACCACCTTGGGCCTTCTTGTAAAAAACACCGCCTCAACGAATGATTGCATTTTTTGAGCGTTAGATGGGGTTGGGACGAGTCGGCAAAAGCTGGTGCTCAGGATTGATTCGTATTCCGGACTGATCTTCGCACAGGCCTGATTCAGGACCGCTATTTTGAAGGATTCATCGATGAGCATTCCCGGAATTGGTATTGCTTGAAGCAACTTACCAAAGGTCGTCGCCCAGATTTCCCCTCTGATATCAAAGCTGCCTGAAAGTGTTACGTCCTTGGTAAGCAGGTCGGCGAGGTCAAGGGTTTGTGTTGCCAACTCATCGATGACAAGAGGCGTTCTAGAGCCCTGGCCGCCATCGTTACCGTTAGCATGGCTGTTCTTACTCACGCTTCCCCCCCGGTCATGTGTCGTCGGATAATCCCGTATGGCACGGCAAGGCCGGAATCATGCCCACAGAATATGGGATCCTTAAGCCTTTGGATATACCAATAAATCCGGAGCATTGGTTTGGCAACTACTATTTTCTCCCCAGCCGGTTTAAGCGCTTAGCTTCTTCCGCCAAGGGGACAATATCATCTGAGCATGCGGAGAAGGTCGCGGCCTCCTGGTTCCACTTGCTGTTGCAAGCATTTTCCATGCCAAACATGGCGTGTGATGCCTGTGCCGGTTTTAGGCGTAAAGTTCAGACGTTACGATGACAGAGGGGTTGCCGGAGAGATATCCTTGGCCAAGGGAAACTGAGCCCGCTCCAAATTCACTCCACTTGCTTAATGTCTATACAATATCACCCAGTTACAGCGGCCGGCTTTGTGAAAGCGTTCCGTCCCAAACAAAACCTCGCAACAAAATCAAATAGTTGCCTCATGTCCGCAATGAGTGAAAATCACTCAAAGACGGTAGCGTTTGAGCGGTTAGCGCTCGCTGACCCAACGGGATTTCGTCCCTAACCGCGTGCACGATATTCTGGGACTCGGGATTCCCAGGGTAGTCATTCCATTGTAGGGTGGGAAAGCTGTCATGCCGCCTTGCGGGGAAGCCGGGTAAGCAACTTTTGATTTCGGAATTATTCACTTGGCAAAGGAGAGACTGCTTGGCT
Encoded here:
- a CDS encoding ankyrin repeat domain-containing protein, which produces MNKRRISAQSIAQDIRAGLTDAELQEKYRVRHDALHYLMNRLVDAGVITDFELFGRKSLSESDLMRAFSPSDQAILKCPFCGNVIPEETVGCTTCQSLATEFEDTLVIEPVIESTEPTMARPDSTVGRQVEQTEEDLIDACREGRTELVRQLLSRDVDVNCSDDSGVTPLMGAAFEGRTEVAELLLRRQADVNVKDKSGQTALGHAAAKGHIQLMRILLEKGAHLPTVVMPLGASIAAETAADRGNHLDDPPSNGESPKAESQYVPADPLMVPPETSGPVEVLTDIADEIQNGEDSNRKALLKAASRGLVESVEGLLNRGLDVNSRSKYGNTALIRAAFKGHVDVARLLLERNADVNAQNSAGNTALTVAIEAGHAEIVELLLRNGANACAKTVDGSTALVVACLSENRGVVNLLINHGADVNQSNSDGDTPLMRACDRGHAPIVEDLIRAGADVNVANKHGNTGLMKAAFKGYEAVVKILLRAGAHVNVKNDYGNTALMKACHEGHVEVARLLLKAGAEVDAQDRDGRTAMIRAKKSGRQELVDLLVRYRLLTIDPL
- a CDS encoding response regulator, translated to MEQNNLPTLILAGDSDSTGPFLFQDGETTETIDLNALFGPDPTESGVFDVSDVSHSTFAKLLQALSVPTLLVARSHTIKFANSAFRKTIRDSLDLQGATFSSLFPNPREARQAQLLLEKVFEERKPEVREKVLQIRRMRLWARMHLRTIRLGAERMVLVQIENLTAQKRLLSIQKYKKLVSIFPIGIAEFALPRQLECSQPFERLLSSVLDARVVDGNDKFAGIYSRRSISELMGTRLGALLPCTNKIELLYKQWIHARFPIRSFESRETDLSGGVRFFENTLIGNVNSQRLSGLWWVKLDVSEKKKTQEEIVKSQKIESLGILAGGIAHDFNNLLTGILGNISLAQTYLPPDNKAFDRLEAAVRASKQSQELTQQLLTFSKGGLPIRKTASITELVRDSVGFVLRGSNVRSAISIPQDLWSVHIDPGQVSQVLNNLFINALQAMPRGGTITVQAENCLVDAESVTHIRPGKYVRIRIKDQGVGIAPENIQKIFDPYFTTKETGSGLGLATAYSIIKKHDGLITVSSEVGVGTVFYIYLPAKPDSLTAVDPAHGTEAKAGYMGKILVMDDEQLIRDLAGEILSDLGYEASVVKDGPEAIAAYHKAMRSGRPFDAVIMDLTIPGGMGGKEAFERIREIDPEARAIVSSGYSHDPIMADFKKHGFVGVLAKPYTLDDLRNQLKAVFEHQTSTVVLT
- a CDS encoding ankyrin repeat domain-containing protein produces the protein MDERGLQVSPADLTLDTDDPDVDTALLEASSAGDCVTAGVALAMGVNPNLRNASGNSALMLASLAGNSELIELLVAKGADVNLPGAGGRSALSSAAAAGRVEALNLLLEHGAQVHARDEEGRTPLFEASLWGHPEVIRELLNRGADPDHQDITGRTALMEAACWGHAEVANLILGRGVFTDAKDQSGHTALHHACGNGSTEIATLLLDAGASVDVRDARGETPLMRACTGGHFDVVKLLIAHGADVNKRDTEGNSALTRAAGEGADEMALLLLENGAEIHSRNRKGRTAFVEAALQGQITAAGLLLQVEERDHPEIRSKDATLLRASSRGLLEVVNFLLDKGVDVNHSGSSGRTALLLAAEKGHPEVVESLLAAGAAPDHCDRTGDTPLMKACSKGHLSVARLVLGAGAAVDARNTYGNTALMRAAFKGHLRVAEVLIEHGADPNARNSHGNSPLIFACFKGHASMARLLLDKGAEVDRPDKSGETALAKACGNGFEKVVRLLLNRGAQINATNDRGTSCLAKAAFAGHATIVKLLLQKGAVFSSNGRVLAKAASKGHAQIVALLMNPQGLAHGDEETTAIVTDRANGGSPQTNADSVNASEEGLDPDVTRNGVLLAATKRQLQNLEALLAAGEDFSVPAGLQVATLLRAAQAGQTRLIELLLDKGADVDATDRAGNSALITAAKYGHQDVVKLLLNRGAKVNAEDRRGKTALIRAAGSGHSKIVGLLLAAGADLNHTTLRKNTAIMRAIYNDRLDVAKLLLNAGADVSVTNAYGYSAPLLAVSKGHHELIALLKDRDRSNSLGQEAAGSTTLNP